A stretch of DNA from Lycium ferocissimum isolate CSIRO_LF1 chromosome 4, AGI_CSIRO_Lferr_CH_V1, whole genome shotgun sequence:
CATAAAAATGAGATGAAAGTGGGAATTGCAGTTTTACTGTAATGGTTTTTGACTTGAAAATGGAAGCGACAATCTATTTATCGCTACATTCATGCAATTTATGGCTTACCGTTTATAAAACTACAACTGCATTTCCCAATTTTACGAGTATATTAGTTTCTTAAAGTTGTTTGCTCATATGTCGATAATTTAAGCATGAATTGCTAGCTAACTCCTCcattttccccttttcttcaGAAAGTTGAATCCATATTGATAATGGTGGGTCAACGCCCTTCTGATTCGACGAGAAGCGCACTTCAACCTGTAATGAAAGCATTAATTGGCAATGAGCTTTTGAGGCATATGAACGAAGATGTCAAAGTTTCAGTTGTCTCTTGTATCACTGAACTTTGTAGAATAACTGCCCCGCAGCAcccttatgataatgataaacaAATGAAGGTAGAAATATACCATTCTAAtttatcctttccttttttaaagCAGGCCAATTTCTTTGTTTGGAACTTATACAGCCATTCACATTTTCTTTTCACATGCATGTATTCACAAATCTCAGGAAATTTTCCAGCATACTGTAATGGCATTGAAAAAGTTATCTGATGTTTCTGGCCGCAGTTACTATGCGGTGgtgaaaattcttgaaagtgtTGCTAAATTAAGGGCCTGTGTGATGTTATTGGACCTTGAATATGACACTTTAGTTATCGAGATATTCAAACTTTTCCTCGGGATCATCAGGTATTCTGTCAAAATTCTCTTTCCCATGGCTATTATCATCAGTCTCTCATTCTTCAATGTTATGTAGAGTTTGGTTCAGTTCTTTCATGCAATGTAGTCCACTAACTTTAGATTATGATTGGGTGAAATATAAATTTCATTAGGATGTTGCAGTGTGCTTTGAATTTAGATATGCCTATCCATTGAGATGAACCTATAGCCATCAATGAATATGCTTTATGACCTTTGCAATATATTATCATGGTTGTGGTTTCTCATGTCTATATATAAGCCAAATCACACAATATCCGTTTGGCACTGACAGTGGCGGAGCGAGGATTTTCACCAAGGGAAGTCAAAGTATAACAAATAGCAAATCGAAATAATAGATTCATCTCAGATGGCAAACCATTtcgaaatcaagatttttttagTACAATAAAGAAGTAAGCACGCAAAGAAGCCAACGGAATTcaacatatagtatatatacagAAGAAAGTTTTTTAGACTAGCCACATAATATAATTTATCAACACCCTTTGGACAAACATGTAGGAGGCTGTTGACATTGTAAATCATATCATTTTATCCCAGTGGATGAGAATAAGGTTATTCTGGAGATAATATTTCTCTGACGGTTGCTGGCTATGGTTaatatttatgttatattttctatGAAGGCCCTATCATCCTCATAATGTATTCACTAAGATGGAGGAAATCATGACTCAGCTCATCGAAGACAGTGATGAACTCTCAGTAGAGCTTCTATGGCCCCTTCTTGATAGTGTCAAAAAGGAAAATCAGGCAATAAACAATCTCCTGTGAAcctttttgttaaaaatatttcttcgGCACTTTCCTAATCCAGTATTTTCTTTTATCCAGATTGCTTCACCAGTTTCATCAAAATTGGGGGAGAAAGTCCTGGAAGACTGTGCTGCCATTGTTAAACCTTATCTTGCAGAAGCCTTGATGTCAATGAGCTTAAATCTTGATGATTGTGCTGAAATTGTTGCCTCAATATGCAATGAAATTCCAAAAGGACAAGAAATGGTACGTTGTATCCATAACTATCTTGTCTACACCTATAACAGCGGctgcttgtttttcttgaaagaaGTGTTTACTGATATGATGGTTTCATTTAATGTTGATACTTAACTTTCATTGTCTATATAGCCAAGCATTCATTTACACATACAAGGGGGGCATAAACATCATTATTAAAAATGTAGGCTTTTACTTCATTCTTCTGCAGGATGGTAGACGAGATTGGTCCTCAGTAACTTCATGTTTGTTGATAAAACTAGAACCTCTGTGTCATTCCTGCAGTTTTGCTCCAAATACATGCCAACCACATCCTTAGTTCATTATGCCTTGGAATTAGATTTTTATCTTGCTTAGGCCTAAACCTAGTGCAGTATAATTAGCACCATGGtcagttaccagtttcaaaaaaataattagcacCATGGTTGCCAGTTGCCACTGTCAAATTGCACAGAAAATGGTATCATTATATGCAGTTAGATTTGAAAAGTACATGACACAATAAAAAAAGATACCAAACTTCGAACCCCCAAGGAGGCAACATGAAGAtgtaccttttattttattttcttttggtttgtCGGATGATTAAAAAAACATAAGAGTTAATATAGGGAACGCTACTGGTACACAAATTGCAGGAGTGCCACCCCTTAACTGGCGGGATTTCTGATGATTTGACTTAAGATTTCTATAACACTTCAAAATAAAGCTAGTGGAAGTTTACAGTATGTCCAAATGAGGAAGTCATCGTTCTTCTCAGGTATTAGGTCTATTTGAAAGGCTAGGAATGTGGGTTTTTCAAATAATGCAAGTCTTCCAACCTTAACCTCTCTAGTTGCAGTCAGAGACATAGTACTGTTAAGAGAACATATATTTCTGTCTCATGGTGTCTGGCAAATTTAACTGGAAGATTTATAATCTGGATGCATCCGTCTTGCActagtgaaagaaaataaaactgatTTCCTCTCTTACAGGTGAATAAATTTTTTATCATTATATACCCTGCTGCAGTCTCTGATGTTCCAGACCTGTTATTGTCTTAACAATAGAAACATACAGTTTTTAACGAACTTTTCTCTTTAGCATACTCTTGCCAATTATCCTTATTTCCTTATTGTGAACATACGTCACTCAAAGGAATAGTTAGAGCCAACATTAGAATAACTCCACTCAACTTTTCTCCTTTGCATACTCTTGCCAAATATTCTTATTGTGAACATACATCACTCAAAGGAATAGTTAGAGCCAACATTAGAATAACTCCACTCAACTTACGTTAGAATACTCTAGCGTTGAATATAGTTAGCAagatttgaaacaaaaagtgcACTCTTGCTGATTGCAGTTATTCTAGTATTGGCTAAAATGCAATGTTTGGCCAAAAGAGTACGGGGGTGTCAAGGAGACTAAGTGCTTCTATCGTGTTTGTTAGAGTGAGTTAGAATTTCACGTTGGTTGGGGAATGGACTGGTGGTCTGCTTATATGGACTTGGTTAATCCTCCCGCCATGAGCTAGcctttggggttgagttaggcccaagcgCCATATCTTTATATATGGCATCAGAGCCAGGTCCATCTCTTTTGGGCTCCCGATCCACGTTCTAGTTGGGCCTGGGCATGAAGGGGGTTGCTCTTCATATTGCCTCAAATGCGGTGTATCATGAAAGAACTTTACATATTGAAGTTGACTGTCATTTTATTCGTGAAAAGATTCAGGAAGACACGAGAGCAACTAGCTGATTTATTCACAAAAGCATTGAATGGAACTCGAGTTGATTGCTTTTGTAACAAGCTATCAATATCTATGCTCCAACTTGAAGGGGAGTGCTCCAGAATGAACATAGACACCTTTAGGTGTAATGTACATAGCTTAGCAAATATGTAGGGATCTAATAGGATGTCTTTTGATTCTTTCCTTCTTTAGCTTTCCTTAATAAGAGCTcattgtatttgtatatgtactTCTTACATAATGGAATAATACACAAGTTATTCTCCCTAGCTTATGTAATACAGTGTTTAATTATAATTAGTAAGCTACTACAGTTTCGTATGTGAATAGTTAACAGTATTAACagatttcattctttcttttctcttgtattttttttaatcagatGGCAAATGAAAATGCACCTGATACTGTACATCCTGTAAAAGTTGGTCCGTCCGAAGCTAAATTTTGTGAGCCAGCACTGCAGGATGACACTCACAGGGAGAAGCTAAAGGATGCTTGTAGAACAAACATCATGAAACCTGACAATCCAGAAGATGTGCAACCAGCAACAAATGCAGAAGTAGTTTCAAGGAGTAATAAACTTACAGGTAGTAGTGGCCAGCGTTGTTCGGCATCTAAAAATCCTGATATTATCAGTGGAAGTCATGGTCATTGGGGTCCACCCAAGAAAAAAGAGAGCCCGACAAATGAGGATGCTCACCTGGGTGTGTTAGTTCCAGCAGGAGATGTGTCACAATCCCAAGTCAAGAAAAAAGATTCTCTTCATTTAGGTCTCACTTCGGGAGAGAGAACCAAGGGCTCCGTATGTGCCAAAAGAAAACGAGGAAGGGACTCAAGGAAGATTGAGTCTGTTTCCAACTGTGATAGAGAGAGCAAATCTGAATTTAgcataaaaaatgaagaaggaaacaTCAAGGAAAAGGAGCCATCACTGCAACAAATTGATGGAATGAAACAGCAGAACAACGAATTTGCTATTAAGATACACAATATTGAAGAATCTGGAGATAAGGTTGACACCAGGACAGTTCAGTAATAGTTTCAAAATCTTTGCTAATTTATTTTTAGCGATGTAAAAGTTATTGCTTTCCTTTAGCAATTATCTTTTTTACTTGTGAGCTGTACAGGCTACTAAACTATCAGACAGAGATGAAAACCACTTAAACAAATGTACTAATTATAAATCCGGGAGGAAGTCGGCTACAGGGAAACATGAGGTACTGCTCTATCAGTATATGTAGATGTAATTCCTATCTGTGTAACCTCCATATATGCAATTATCAGAGCTTTGTATGTATGGATGGATGTAAATTGTTGAAACGCTTTATATACTGATTTGGTATCTTATATTTCGCGCCTTCACTAAATTTTCTAAGAACTTCCCTCATAGGAAAACTAGTTTTTAGCTCTTTAATGTGACAGAACTTacagaaaaatcattttcccTCTTTTGAATTTAGAGCAGATACCAAtatttcctttatttcattAGATTTCATAGAACTGATGGTGATTCCTCTTTAGACCCTATTCTTTTATTCTAAAAGTGGTTCTGAGTGCTTTCATGTCTGATGCAGTCATGGCTCTAATTTTTTCATTCAGGATTCTAAAAGGCCTCGTACCATTAAAGATCATGGTGAAGAACTGGTTGGCGCTAGAATAAAAGTTTGGTGGCCATTGGATGATGCGTAAGTTCTTTAGAATATTGATGTGAGGACTGCAACACCATTGTAAATTTGCTGTACTAATCACACTCAACAGGCTTATGTTTCTGGAAGTATTACTATTCTATTTCTTTAATACATTATGAGTTATTCTTTATGCAAGTACTCATTGGCTCACAATTCCTCTACAATTGTAACACTGAAAGAGAGAATGTAAAAGTTGATGGGTTACATTGGATGTGCTCAGTGTGGAGTGTGGACTGTAGTTTAGAAACTGAATATTTTGGCTCATTGTGTGTCAGATGAAatcttcaatttcatttctatCAATTCGGATTTTAATTTATCTTGGACAAGAAGGAAGAATCTAGCTAGCTTCATATTCTCATCTTAAGTTTCTCTTGTAGGTTTTATGAGGCAgtcatttcttcttttgatcCTGTGAAAAAGAAACATAAGGTGACGAGATTATTATAAAGCCTTGTCATTATTTCTCTAATTCCTATTTTTCTTAAGTTACCTTAGATgttccattttattttaaacaCTTGTCATTTTCAGATATATTCAAATATTTAATGCTCATACAACACCACCGCCACCACACCACAGCCAAAAAGAGattaacaatgataataataattcaACATCCTTGATCTGTTTGAACCCTTCTATTAAATGtttccttatcaaaaaaaattcagttaAAGACTAACTAAAAAGAATTCTCCTACTACTGCTAATAAATCTGTAAGTAAAACTAACTCTATCTCCATATTGAGTCAAATTGGTTCACATAAACTAGGGAATAGCCAAGTCTATTTAACTATTCAAATTCAACATCTTCTACATAAATTTTACATCTATATTGCTTGGATTCGGGCACAAATCTAGAGCTAGAATCTTCAATCACATAAATTTAAGATTCGGTTGTCTGGATCTGAGTGCGGATACGTGTGCTTAGATACGGCCAATAAATGTATATTACGATAcataaagtatttttttataaGGTCAGGTTTATGACGTATAGAGTATAGATTCCGATTAATTGAAGTCGTTGAattaaaactaataaaatctaATTCTTTATAAGCACCTAATATTCTATTCATAAGATATCTCGTGTAATAGCAAAGCATTCTCATACTTTacacaactatatatatatatatatatgacataagcctaaaagtcaaaccaaatatCCAATCAATCTATGCTTCTCGGTCATAGATGTAAGTCAAAGCACCCAAGGTAAGTTGACCAAGTCCGGTGTGGACCCCACACCCATGTCGTGTCGACAAGGGGTGCGGCAGGGATTTTGAGGATTCCGAGCAGCATAgatttatacatatgtatgacgTTTACAGTTTAGAAGGCCTCTTTGTTGTAGACCTTATTCATAACTACCCTTCGAAGGGAAATATATACTGATCGTGAAGTAGCAATCTTATATACTTTGAACCATGTTTTATTGGCTTAGCATTTTGCAAAGTTTCCTCCTGAAGGTTCTGTTGCTGTTTCTTTTTTAGGTTGTATATGTTGATGGTGTGGTAGCACGCTTGACTCTACATAAAGAACGATGGGAGATGCTTGAAGACAATTCATCTCAAAAGGTTCTTTGCCCATCTGATATACTGTTGTCTTTGACAGATTTGAATATTAGAATAACTCCACTCAGCTGACGTTAGATACTCTAGAGTTGAATGTAGTCAGCATGATTTGAAACGAAGAGTGCATCTCATGCTGATAGCAGTTATTCTAGTATTCGCTCTAACACAATATTTGGCCAAAAGAGCATGGGGATGCCAAGGAGACTGAGTGCTTTTATCGTGTTTAATTATAATTAGTAAGCTACAACAGTTTCTTATGTGAATAGATTCACAGTACTCACTGATTccgttctttctttttctcttgtatTATTGTTGATCGGATGGCAAATGAAATACTGTACATCCTGAAAAAGTTGGTCCTTCTGATGCCTAATTTTGTGAGCCAGCTCTGCAGGTTGATATGCACAGGAAGCAGCTAAAGGATACTTCTGCTTCTGGAATTaaacagaagaagaagaagaagaagaaaactaaTATTAAAGTGCACAATATTGAAGAATCTGGAGATAAGGTTGACACTAAAACAGCTCAGTAATAGTTATCTCAAGCTCTttgctaatttattttttgcaatgTACAAATTATCAATTACTTTCCTGTTGCGATTCTCTTTTGCACTTGTGAGCTATACAGGCAACTAAACTATCAGTCAGAGATACTGCAATTCTTGTCTATGTAACCCCACTGGCAAAAGCACTATATATAGCTGTAGTTCTTGTCTATGTAACCTCCATATATGCAATTCTCAGAGCTTGCACGTATGGATGTAAAATGTTTAAATGCTTCAGCTACTGATTTGTTGTCTCACAATTTGCTACCTCACTGCTTTATCTAATAACTTTCCTTCACAGGAAACTAGTTTTTAGCTCTTTAATGTGCCAGaacttca
This window harbors:
- the LOC132052260 gene encoding sister chromatid cohesion protein PDS5 homolog D-like isoform X7, with product MAASCSSCTASLEEELTAYGIQLMNPPSSTDELFNLLHKVESILIMVGQRPSDSTRSALQPVMKALIGNELLRHMNEDVKVSVVSCITELCRITAPQHPYDNDKQMKEIFQHTVMALKKLSDVSGRSYYAVVKILESVAKLRACVMLLDLEYDTLVIEIFKLFLGIIRPYHPHNVFTKMEEIMTQLIEDSDELSVELLWPLLDSVKKENQIASPVSSKLGEKVLEDCAAIVKPYLAEALMSMSLNLDDCAEIVASICNEIPKGQEMMANENAPDTVHPVKVGPSEAKFCEPALQDDTHREKLKDACRTNIMKPDNPEDVQPATNAEVVSRSNKLTGSSGQRCSASKNPDIISGSHGHWGPPKKKESPTNEDAHLGVLVPAGDVSQSQVKKKDSLHLGLTSGERTKGSVCAKRKRGRDSRKIESVSNCDRESKSEFSIKNEEGNIKEKEPSLQQIDGMKQQNNEFAIKIHNIEESGDKVDTRTATKLSDRDENHLNKCTNYKSGRKSATGKHEDSKRPRTIKDHGEELVGARIKVWWPLDDAFYEAVISSFDPVKKKHKVVYVDGVVARLTLHKERWEMLEDNSSQKVDMHRKQLKDTSASGIKQKKKTNIKVHNIEEHGDKDSKRPRIIKDYGEELVGARIKVWWPLDEKFYEATISSFDPVKRKHEVLYVDGIVEILSLHKERWEMLEDNSSQKDHGIDFQGLAVSSVTLSDTTPPLKTYFRRK
- the LOC132052260 gene encoding sister chromatid cohesion protein PDS5 homolog D-like isoform X2; amino-acid sequence: MAASCSSCTASLEEELTAYGIQLMNPPSSTDELFNLLHKVESILIMVGQRPSDSTRSALQPVMKALIGNELLRHMNEDVKVSVVSCITELCRITAPQHPYDNDKQMKEIFQHTVMALKKLSDVSGRSYYAVVKILESVAKLRACVMLLDLEYDTLVIEIFKLFLGIIRPYHPHNVFTKMEEIMTQLIEDSDELSVELLWPLLDSVKKENQIASPVSSKLGEKVLEDCAAIVKPYLAEALMSMSLNLDDCAEIVASICNEIPKGQEMMANENAPDTVHPVKVGPSEAKFCEPALQDDTHREKLKDACRTNIMKPDNPEDVQPATNAEVVSRSNKLTGSSGQRCSASKNPDIISGSHGHWGPPKKKESPTNEDAHLGVLVPAGDVSQSQVKKKDSLHLGLTSGERTKGSVCAKRKRGRDSRKIESVSNCDRESKSEFSIKNEEGNIKEKEPSLQQIDGMKQQNNEFAIKIHNIEESGDKATKLSDRDENHLNKCTNYKSGRKSATGKHEDSKRPRTIKDHGEELVGARIKVWWPLDDAFYEAVISSFDPVKKKHKVVYVDGVVARLTLHKERWEMLEDNSSQKVDMHRKQLKDTSASGIKQKKKKKKKTNIKVHNIEESGDKDSKRPRTIKDYGEELVGARIKVWWPLDEKFYQATVSSFDPVKRKHEVVYVDGVVERLTLHKERWEMLEDNSSQKVDTHRKQLKDTSSSGIKQKKKQKKTNIKVHNIEEHGDKDSKRPRIIKDYGEELVGARIKVWWPLDEKFYEATISSFDPVKRKHEVLYVDGIVEILSLHKERWEMLEDNSSQKDHGIDFQGLAVSSVTLSDTTPPLKTYFRRK
- the LOC132052260 gene encoding sister chromatid cohesion protein PDS5 homolog C-like isoform X6: MVGQRPSDSTRSALQPVMKALIGNELLRHMNEDVKVSVVSCITELCRITAPQHPYDNDKQMKEIFQHTVMALKKLSDVSGRSYYAVVKILESVAKLRACVMLLDLEYDTLVIEIFKLFLGIIRPYHPHNVFTKMEEIMTQLIEDSDELSVELLWPLLDSVKKENQIASPVSSKLGEKVLEDCAAIVKPYLAEALMSMSLNLDDCAEIVASICNEIPKGQEMMANENAPDTVHPVKVGPSEAKFCEPALQDDTHREKLKDACRTNIMKPDNPEDVQPATNAEVVSRSNKLTGSSGQRCSASKNPDIISGSHGHWGPPKKKESPTNEDAHLGVLVPAGDVSQSQVKKKDSLHLGLTSGERTKGSVCAKRKRGRDSRKIESVSNCDRESKSEFSIKNEEGNIKEKEPSLQQIDGMKQQNNEFAIKIHNIEESGDKVDTRTATKLSDRDENHLNKCTNYKSGRKSATGKHEDSKRPRTIKDHGEELVGARIKVWWPLDDAFYEAVISSFDPVKKKHKVVYVDGVVARLTLHKERWEMLEDNSSQKVDMHRKQLKDTSASGIKQKKKKKKKTNIKVHNIEESGDKDSKRPRTIKDYGEELVGARIKVWWPLDEKFYQATVSSFDPVKRKHEVVYVDGVVERLTLHKERWEMLEDNSSQKVDTHRKQLKDTSSSGIKQKKKQKKTNIKVHNIEEHGDKDSKRPRIIKDYGEELVGARIKVWWPLDEKFYEATISSFDPVKRKHEVLYVDGIVEILSLHKERWEMLEDNSSQKDHGIDFQGLAVSSVTLSDTTPPLKTYFRRK
- the LOC132052260 gene encoding sister chromatid cohesion protein PDS5 homolog D-like isoform X5 is translated as MAASCSSCTASLEEELTAYGIQLMNPPSSTDELFNLLHKVESILIMVGQRPSDSTRSALQPVMKALIGNELLRHMNEDVKVSVVSCITELCRITAPQHPYDNDKQMKEIFQHTVMALKKLSDVSGRSYYAVVKILESVAKLRACVMLLDLEYDTLVIEIFKLFLGIIRPYHPHNVFTKMEEIMTQLIEDSDELSVELLWPLLDSVKKENQIASPVSSKLGEKVLEDCAAIVKPYLAEALMSMSLNLDDCAEIVASICNEIPKGQEMMANENAPDTVHPVKVGPSEAKFCEPALQDDTHREKLKDACRTNIMKPDNPEDVQPATNAEVVSRSNKLTGSSGQRCSASKNPDIISGSHGHWGPPKKKESPTNEDAHLGVLVPAGDVSQSQVKKKDSLHLGLTSGERTKGSVCAKRKRGRDSRKIESVSNCDRESKSEFSIKNEEGNIKEKEPSLQQIDGMKQQNNEFAIKIHNIEESGDKVDTRTATKLSDRDENHLNKCTNYKSGRKSATGKHEDSKRPRTIKDHGEELVGARIKVWWPLDDAFYEAVISSFDPVKKKHKVVYVDGVVARLTLHKERWEMLEDNSSQKDSKRPRTIKDYGEELVGARIKVWWPLDEKFYQATVSSFDPVKRKHEVVYVDGVVERLTLHKERWEMLEDNSSQKVDTHRKQLKDTSSSGIKQKKKQKKTNIKVHNIEEHGDKDSKRPRIIKDYGEELVGARIKVWWPLDEKFYEATISSFDPVKRKHEVLYVDGIVEILSLHKERWEMLEDNSSQKDHGIDFQGLAVSSVTLSDTTPPLKTYFRRK
- the LOC132052260 gene encoding sister chromatid cohesion protein PDS5 homolog D-like isoform X4 is translated as MAASCSSCTASLEEELTAYGIQLMNPPSSTDELFNLLHKVESILIMVGQRPSDSTRSALQPVMKALIGNELLRHMNEDVKVSVVSCITELCRITAPQHPYDNDKQMKEIFQHTVMALKKLSDVSGRSYYAVVKILESVAKLRACVMLLDLEYDTLVIEIFKLFLGIIRPYHPHNVFTKMEEIMTQLIEDSDELSVELLWPLLDSVKKENQIASPVSSKLGEKVLEDCAAIVKPYLAEALMSMSLNLDDCAEIVASICNEIPKGQEMMANENAPDTVHPVKVGPSEAKFCEPALQDDTHREKLKDACRTNIMKPDNPEDVQPATNAEVVSRSNKLTGSSGQRCSASKNPDIISGSHGHWGPPKKKESPTNEDAHLGVLVPAGDVSQSQVKKKDSLHLGLTSGERTKGSVCAKRKRGRDSRKIESVSNCDRESKSEFSIKNEEGNIKEKEPSLQQIDGMKQQNNEFAIKIHNIEESGDKVDTRTATKLSDRDENHLNKCTNYKSGRKSATGKHEDSKRPRTIKDHGEELVGARIKVWWPLDDAFYEAVISSFDPVKKKHKVVYVDGVVARLTLHKERWEMLEDNSSQKVDMHRKQLKDTSASGIKQKKKKKKKTNIKVHNIEESGDKDSKRPRTIKDYGEELVGARIKVWWPLDEKFYQATVSSFDPVKRKHEVVYVDGVVERLTLHKERWEMLEDNSSQKDSKRPRIIKDYGEELVGARIKVWWPLDEKFYEATISSFDPVKRKHEVLYVDGIVEILSLHKERWEMLEDNSSQKDHGIDFQGLAVSSVTLSDTTPPLKTYFRRK
- the LOC132052260 gene encoding sister chromatid cohesion protein PDS5 homolog D-like isoform X1; the protein is MAASCSSCTASLEEELTAYGIQLMNPPSSTDELFNLLHKVESILIMVGQRPSDSTRSALQPVMKALIGNELLRHMNEDVKVSVVSCITELCRITAPQHPYDNDKQMKEIFQHTVMALKKLSDVSGRSYYAVVKILESVAKLRACVMLLDLEYDTLVIEIFKLFLGIIRPYHPHNVFTKMEEIMTQLIEDSDELSVELLWPLLDSVKKENQIASPVSSKLGEKVLEDCAAIVKPYLAEALMSMSLNLDDCAEIVASICNEIPKGQEMMANENAPDTVHPVKVGPSEAKFCEPALQDDTHREKLKDACRTNIMKPDNPEDVQPATNAEVVSRSNKLTGSSGQRCSASKNPDIISGSHGHWGPPKKKESPTNEDAHLGVLVPAGDVSQSQVKKKDSLHLGLTSGERTKGSVCAKRKRGRDSRKIESVSNCDRESKSEFSIKNEEGNIKEKEPSLQQIDGMKQQNNEFAIKIHNIEESGDKVDTRTATKLSDRDENHLNKCTNYKSGRKSATGKHEDSKRPRTIKDHGEELVGARIKVWWPLDDAFYEAVISSFDPVKKKHKVVYVDGVVARLTLHKERWEMLEDNSSQKVDMHRKQLKDTSASGIKQKKKKKKKTNIKVHNIEESGDKDSKRPRTIKDYGEELVGARIKVWWPLDEKFYQATVSSFDPVKRKHEVVYVDGVVERLTLHKERWEMLEDNSSQKVDTHRKQLKDTSSSGIKQKKKQKKTNIKVHNIEEHGDKDSKRPRIIKDYGEELVGARIKVWWPLDEKFYEATISSFDPVKRKHEVLYVDGIVEILSLHKERWEMLEDNSSQKDHGIDFQGLAVSSVTLSDTTPPLKTYFRRK
- the LOC132052260 gene encoding sister chromatid cohesion protein PDS5 homolog D-like isoform X3, which produces MAASCSSCTASLEEELTAYGIQLMNPPSSTDELFNLLHKVESILIMVGQRPSDSTRSALQPVMKALIGNELLRHMNEDVKVSVVSCITELCRITAPQHPYDNDKQMKEIFQHTVMALKKLSDVSGRSYYAVVKILESVAKLRACVMLLDLEYDTLVIEIFKLFLGIIRPYHPHNVFTKMEEIMTQLIEDSDELSVELLWPLLDSVKKENQIASPVSSKLGEKVLEDCAAIVKPYLAEALMSMSLNLDDCAEIVASICNEIPKGQEMMANENAPDTVHPVKVGPSEAKFCEPALQDDTHREKLKDACRTNIMKPDNPEDVQPATNAEVVSRSNKLTGSSGQRCSASKNPDIISGSHGHWGPPKKKESPTNEDAHLGVLVPAGDVSQSQVKKKDSLHLGLTSGERTKGSVCAKRKRGRDSRKIESVSNCDRESKSEFSIKNEEGNIKEKEPSLQQIDGMKQQNNEFAIKIHNIEESGDKVDTRTATKLSDRDENHLNKCTNYKSGRKSATGKHEDSKRPRTIKDHGEELVGARIKVWWPLDDAFYEAVISSFDPVKKKHKVVYVDGVVARLTLHKERWEMLEDNSSQKVDMHRKQLKDTSASGIKQKKKKKKKTNIKVHNIEESGDKDSKRPRTIKDYGEELVGARIKVWWPLDEKFYQATVSSFDPVKRKHEVVYVDGVVERLTLHKERWEMLEDNSSQKVDTHRKQLKDTSSSGIKQKKKQKKTNIKVHNIEEHGDKDSKRPRIIKDYGEELVGARIKVWWPLDEKFYEATISSFDPVKRKHEVLYVDGIVEILSLHKERWEMLEDNSSQKDHGIDFQGLAVSSVTYLR